The proteins below are encoded in one region of Chloroflexi bacterium ADurb.Bin180:
- a CDS encoding LVIVD repeat protein, whose translation MRPSSQFPHANATRAVLHILLLTLLILTLPLPGPSALGQPGEVDMRVVGQLGGAVSCVALKAPYAYVGIGPRLAVLDVTNRGNPVFKGESPWFSDLVLAVSISASSSYAFAAAGRAGFQVIDVANPAALVGVGSLQLGGRAIAVATAGSWAYVVVQQGDLGDSARLAVVSVADPRHPVEMGSFSPSTATSLADVDLLGNYAYLAAERSGLLIVDVTNPANPVQVGRFATTGKVTGVDADGSLAYLVAEPQWSSTLGDFVGGGLIIVDVANKTQPVELGFLPIEDVYDGEMPVYQVARQVAVKAPYAYVAAEGGGLWIIRVDSPAAPERVKQLRTDSMFLTDLSLLDGYAYLVDADRGLRVVDVRTPQSPVALGVYSVVSLFENLDISGSFAYLADRRNGLRVLDISNPEWPTLRTTYKAADWDDITDVRISGNYAYATDQITRSLRIVDVSNPVLPHVVKSVDTPGFANAVDVRGGLAVVASGTEGLFLVDVQTPTAAKAITVTALNGQAQGVTLAGDLAYVAAGWPGGLHIVQVANPRQPVKLGSSTAPVYPYQVAVSGTLAYVADGSAGLRVFDVSSPSGPRQVAAFSRVGTTRQVTLRGAYAYLAAAGGVHSLNVSSTTNLYEAGFVGLPFPATDLVFRGDYLFVAAGRAGLYVLAQVITPPTATPTRTATQTPTLTPTRTDTPTPTHTATATATATQTATPSATPTSTATATATATATDLPTSTATATASPTPTATATPRSRLLFLPLTLRRPAP comes from the coding sequence TTGAGACCATCGTCGCAATTCCCCCACGCCAACGCCACGCGGGCAGTGCTCCATATTCTTCTGTTGACACTGCTGATCCTGACGTTGCCGCTTCCTGGTCCATCAGCTCTGGGACAGCCAGGCGAGGTCGACATGCGCGTGGTCGGGCAGCTCGGAGGCGCGGTCTCGTGCGTTGCGCTCAAGGCGCCCTACGCCTACGTCGGAATCGGACCGCGGCTGGCGGTGCTGGATGTCACCAATCGCGGCAACCCGGTGTTCAAAGGCGAGTCGCCCTGGTTCAGCGACCTCGTGCTGGCGGTGTCCATCTCCGCGAGCTCCAGTTACGCCTTTGCGGCGGCAGGCAGGGCTGGCTTCCAGGTCATTGATGTCGCTAACCCTGCGGCTCTAGTTGGCGTGGGCAGCCTGCAGTTGGGCGGACGAGCTATCGCTGTGGCTACTGCCGGAAGCTGGGCGTATGTGGTGGTGCAACAGGGTGACCTGGGTGACAGCGCCCGACTAGCCGTTGTCAGCGTCGCTGATCCCAGACACCCGGTGGAGATGGGCAGTTTCTCGCCCTCGACGGCGACCAGTCTGGCGGACGTCGACTTGCTGGGGAACTATGCCTACCTGGCCGCCGAAAGGTCCGGGCTGCTCATCGTTGATGTCACCAACCCGGCCAACCCGGTTCAGGTCGGTCGCTTTGCCACAACCGGAAAGGTGACTGGTGTCGACGCTGATGGATCGCTGGCCTACCTGGTGGCAGAGCCACAATGGAGCTCGACCCTCGGCGACTTTGTAGGTGGCGGCCTGATCATCGTGGATGTGGCCAACAAGACGCAGCCGGTAGAGCTCGGGTTCCTGCCGATTGAGGACGTCTATGACGGAGAGATGCCCGTCTACCAGGTCGCCCGCCAGGTGGCGGTGAAGGCGCCCTATGCCTACGTGGCGGCAGAGGGGGGTGGCCTGTGGATCATTCGCGTCGATTCGCCTGCAGCCCCAGAGCGTGTCAAGCAACTCAGGACCGACTCGATGTTCTTGACGGACCTCTCGCTGCTCGACGGCTATGCCTACCTCGTTGATGCCGACCGCGGTCTGCGTGTTGTCGACGTGCGAACGCCGCAGTCTCCTGTCGCGCTCGGCGTCTACTCGGTGGTAAGCCTGTTCGAGAACCTGGATATCTCGGGATCTTTTGCCTATCTGGCGGATCGGCGCAATGGATTGCGGGTCCTCGACATTTCCAATCCGGAATGGCCAACGCTACGGACAACGTACAAAGCAGCCGATTGGGATGACATAACGGATGTGCGCATCAGCGGCAACTATGCCTATGCGACAGACCAGATTACGCGTTCGCTGCGCATTGTCGATGTGAGCAATCCAGTCTTACCGCACGTGGTCAAGTCGGTGGACACGCCGGGATTTGCCAACGCAGTGGATGTCCGCGGCGGCCTCGCCGTAGTTGCCTCTGGTACCGAAGGGTTGTTTCTGGTCGACGTGCAAACTCCGACCGCAGCCAAAGCAATCACCGTGACCGCCCTGAATGGCCAGGCGCAGGGAGTGACGCTGGCGGGCGACCTGGCCTACGTGGCCGCAGGCTGGCCAGGAGGGCTGCATATTGTGCAAGTCGCCAATCCGCGACAACCGGTCAAGCTCGGCAGCTCAACCGCCCCGGTTTATCCCTATCAGGTAGCCGTCTCAGGAACGCTGGCCTATGTGGCCGACGGCTCAGCGGGGCTGCGCGTCTTTGACGTGAGCTCCCCCAGCGGACCGCGACAGGTGGCAGCGTTCTCGCGGGTCGGCACCACCCGCCAGGTCACTCTGCGTGGTGCCTATGCCTATCTGGCAGCGGCAGGGGGAGTGCACTCGCTCAACGTGAGCAGCACGACCAACCTGTATGAGGCAGGCTTTGTTGGCTTGCCTTTTCCGGCGACCGATCTCGTCTTTCGCGGTGACTATCTGTTCGTGGCCGCGGGGCGAGCCGGGCTGTACGTTCTCGCTCAGGTCATAACTCCTCCAACCGCGACGCCGACGAGAACTGCGACCCAGACGCCGACCCTTACTCCCACGCGGACCGATACTCCTACGCCCACTCACACGGCGACTGCCACGGCGACGGCCACGCAAACCGCCACTCCCTCCGCAACGCCCACGTCTACGGCCACCGCCACTGCTACCGC